A genomic region of Salinibacter pepae contains the following coding sequences:
- the pnp gene encoding polyribonucleotide nucleotidyltransferase, whose amino-acid sequence MKPEAHIEDIEFVPDRSLSLETGRIAKQADGSVVARLGDTMVLSTATLSDSVNESNFFPLTVDYREKFAAGGKVPGGFIKREGRPTDKETLTSRLIDRAIRPLFPDGFYHDVHVVNFVISAGQDFDADVIAGVGSSAALMLSGAPFAGPFAEVRVGRVDGDYIVNPTMPQTEESDIDLVVAGKEDALVMVEGEAEEISEESMIEALDVAHRSIRRLCEGQHRLVEQAGEPEPFEWEADRVPEQLVQRMREEYGPKVADHIHGPYSKETFHGGIGALKDQAVDNVLGDASETPEGYTASDIRDAIGEVEKDEMRNMIVEEGKRIDGRDQTDVRDLWMEVGYLPRVHGSAIFTRGETQVLGSITLGTSDDVQPVDEVFADTDKSFYLHYRFPPFSVGEASYLRGPKRREIGHSMLAERALRPVIPEQDAFPYTIRINADVMESNGSSSMASVCAGSLALMDAGVPIEKPVAGIAMGLVQEEDETTVLTDILGQEDHLGDMDFKLTGTRDGITACQMDMKIEGLSRDVMLKALKQSRDARHHILDSMEETIAEPRAELSSHAPRLTKLTIDPDRIGAVIGPGGKVVKSVQEETNTEITVEEEDGVGIVTIAATNQNDAEAAIERIKQIVAVPEEGEDYVGTVKGIRDFGAFVEIMPEKTGLLHVSEIDYDYVENVEDYLEVGDKVKVHLLEVHDDGKMRLTRKPFVSEENGEQNE is encoded by the coding sequence ATGAAGCCTGAAGCCCACATTGAAGACATCGAGTTCGTCCCCGACCGATCGCTGTCGCTGGAGACCGGCCGCATCGCCAAGCAGGCCGACGGGTCCGTCGTGGCCCGGCTGGGAGACACGATGGTGCTCTCCACCGCCACACTCAGCGACTCCGTTAACGAGTCGAACTTCTTCCCGCTCACCGTTGACTACCGGGAAAAGTTTGCGGCCGGGGGGAAGGTGCCGGGCGGGTTCATCAAGCGCGAGGGGCGTCCCACCGACAAGGAGACGCTCACCTCACGGCTAATTGATCGCGCGATCCGGCCGCTCTTCCCGGACGGCTTCTACCACGACGTCCACGTCGTGAACTTCGTCATCTCGGCCGGCCAGGACTTCGACGCCGACGTGATTGCCGGGGTGGGGTCGTCCGCGGCCCTCATGCTGTCGGGGGCGCCCTTCGCGGGGCCCTTCGCGGAGGTTCGCGTGGGCCGTGTGGATGGGGACTACATTGTAAACCCCACGATGCCGCAGACCGAAGAGAGTGACATCGACCTCGTGGTGGCGGGGAAGGAAGACGCTCTCGTCATGGTGGAGGGGGAGGCCGAAGAGATCAGCGAGGAGAGCATGATCGAGGCCCTCGACGTGGCCCACCGGTCGATTCGTCGGCTCTGTGAGGGACAACACCGTCTCGTGGAGCAGGCGGGCGAGCCCGAGCCGTTTGAGTGGGAGGCCGACCGCGTGCCGGAGCAACTGGTGCAGCGCATGCGAGAGGAGTACGGACCGAAGGTGGCCGACCACATCCACGGGCCGTACAGCAAAGAGACGTTTCACGGCGGGATCGGGGCCCTCAAGGACCAGGCCGTCGACAACGTGCTCGGCGATGCGTCCGAAACCCCGGAGGGCTACACCGCCTCGGACATCCGCGACGCCATTGGGGAGGTGGAGAAGGACGAGATGCGCAACATGATCGTTGAGGAGGGCAAGCGCATCGACGGACGCGACCAGACCGACGTTCGGGATCTTTGGATGGAGGTCGGTTATCTGCCGCGTGTCCACGGGTCCGCCATCTTCACGCGAGGGGAGACGCAGGTGCTCGGCTCCATTACGCTCGGCACGTCGGACGACGTGCAGCCGGTCGACGAGGTCTTCGCCGACACGGACAAGTCGTTCTACCTCCACTACCGCTTCCCGCCGTTCTCGGTGGGCGAGGCCAGCTACCTGCGGGGTCCCAAGCGCCGCGAAATCGGCCACAGCATGCTCGCGGAGCGGGCCCTGCGGCCGGTCATCCCGGAGCAGGACGCGTTCCCGTATACGATCCGCATCAACGCCGACGTCATGGAGTCGAACGGCTCCTCCTCCATGGCCAGCGTCTGCGCCGGCAGCCTGGCCCTCATGGATGCCGGGGTGCCCATCGAGAAGCCAGTGGCCGGCATCGCGATGGGGCTCGTGCAGGAGGAGGACGAGACCACCGTCCTCACCGACATCCTCGGCCAGGAGGACCACCTGGGCGACATGGACTTCAAGCTCACGGGGACCCGGGACGGCATCACGGCCTGTCAGATGGACATGAAGATCGAGGGCCTGTCCCGCGACGTCATGCTGAAGGCCCTGAAGCAGTCTCGAGACGCGCGTCACCACATTCTCGACAGCATGGAGGAGACCATTGCGGAGCCGCGGGCAGAGCTGTCCAGCCACGCCCCGCGCCTCACCAAGCTCACGATCGACCCCGACCGGATTGGGGCCGTCATTGGCCCGGGCGGGAAGGTCGTCAAGAGCGTTCAGGAAGAGACGAACACCGAGATCACGGTCGAGGAGGAAGACGGCGTGGGCATCGTGACGATCGCGGCCACCAATCAGAACGACGCCGAGGCCGCCATCGAGCGGATCAAGCAAATCGTGGCCGTGCCGGAAGAGGGCGAGGACTACGTCGGCACCGTCAAGGGTATCCGCGACTTCGGGGCCTTCGTCGAGATCATGCCCGAGAAGACGGGCCTGCTCCATGTCTCCGAGATCGACTACGAC
- the rpsO gene encoding 30S ribosomal protein S15: MITQEEQQKIIDRFGNGPNDTGTPEVQIAIFTKRIEHLTEHLEDHPNDNSTRQGLLDLVGKRRRLLNYLQENEIERYRTIRDELELRK; encoded by the coding sequence ATGATTACACAAGAAGAGCAACAGAAAATTATAGACCGGTTCGGCAACGGACCGAACGACACAGGGACCCCGGAGGTGCAAATTGCGATCTTCACGAAGCGGATCGAACACCTCACGGAGCACCTCGAAGACCACCCCAACGACAATTCCACCCGGCAGGGACTCCTTGATCTCGTCGGAAAGCGCCGACGGTTGCTGAATTACCTTCAGGAAAACGAGATCGAGCGGTACCGTACCATCCGAGATGAACTGGAGCTCCGAAAGTAG
- a CDS encoding bifunctional riboflavin kinase/FAD synthetase has translation MKREIGWDAISCDPQSVVTVGTFDGVHRGHQAIIEYLQDRAEAQNGPSTLVSFDPHPRAVVHDEEVPLLTTVAERADLLERLGLDRFVVVPFSDDFAQLSPTAYVEEVLVDRIGVQEITVGYDHRFGKDRAGDVEALREFGGEYGFSVDVIPPQEVDHDVVSSRTIRSLLVEEGRVEQATDRLGRPYQLQGVVSRGQGRGRKLGYPTANLALGDARTLVPKQGVYATAVTLPNGDRRGGMMNIGSRPTFDEMDVTVEVHLLDYEGDLYGASLSVEFLQRLRAEQKFESAEALAAQLSEDEERCRTVIRTQA, from the coding sequence ATGAAGCGTGAGATTGGATGGGATGCCATCAGCTGTGACCCCCAATCGGTTGTCACCGTTGGGACCTTTGACGGCGTGCACCGTGGCCACCAAGCGATCATCGAGTACCTGCAGGACCGGGCCGAGGCCCAGAACGGACCCAGCACGCTCGTGTCGTTTGATCCCCACCCCCGAGCCGTAGTGCACGACGAAGAGGTCCCGCTCCTGACGACCGTGGCCGAGCGGGCGGACCTGCTCGAACGCCTTGGCCTCGATCGGTTTGTGGTTGTTCCGTTCTCGGACGACTTTGCGCAGCTCAGCCCCACGGCCTACGTTGAAGAGGTGCTCGTGGACCGAATCGGCGTCCAGGAGATCACGGTCGGGTACGACCATCGATTCGGGAAAGACCGGGCTGGCGACGTGGAGGCCCTTCGGGAGTTCGGGGGGGAATACGGGTTTTCGGTGGACGTCATCCCCCCGCAGGAAGTCGACCACGACGTTGTATCGTCCCGTACCATCCGATCCCTGCTGGTAGAGGAGGGGCGCGTTGAACAGGCGACCGACCGGCTCGGACGCCCGTACCAGCTCCAGGGCGTCGTTTCGAGGGGCCAGGGGCGCGGACGCAAGCTCGGCTACCCCACCGCGAACCTTGCCCTCGGGGACGCCCGCACGTTGGTCCCGAAGCAAGGGGTCTACGCCACTGCGGTCACGCTTCCGAATGGGGACCGTCGGGGGGGCATGATGAATATCGGAAGCAGGCCCACGTTCGACGAAATGGACGTCACCGTCGAGGTGCATCTCCTCGACTATGAGGGCGACCTGTACGGGGCCTCCCTCTCTGTTGAGTTCCTGCAAAGATTGCGGGCCGAACAGAAGTTTGAATCCGCGGAGGCACTGGCGGCGCAACTTTCTGAAGACGAAGAGCGTTGCAGAACCGTTATCCGAACACAGGCTTGA
- the rbfA gene encoding 30S ribosome-binding factor RbfA codes for MSVYTERVAELVQREVARILQREYADRLQPMVTITRARVTGDLSIAYLYASVMGDTAEEREATFRQLESLADEIRNQLASRIRHKVREIPELKFFHDESLEEAKRMENLFDRIREERERRLEDGEDSAGARE; via the coding sequence ATGAGTGTATATACCGAACGCGTCGCGGAGCTCGTCCAGCGCGAGGTTGCCCGCATTCTGCAGCGCGAGTACGCAGACCGGCTCCAGCCGATGGTGACGATCACCCGCGCCCGAGTGACCGGCGACCTCTCCATCGCGTACCTGTATGCGAGTGTGATGGGGGACACCGCCGAAGAACGGGAGGCCACCTTCCGGCAGCTGGAGAGCCTCGCGGACGAAATTCGGAACCAACTGGCGTCTCGCATCCGGCACAAGGTTCGAGAAATTCCGGAGCTCAAATTTTTCCACGACGAGTCGCTGGAAGAAGCCAAGCGGATGGAGAATCTGTTTGACCGCATCCGCGAGGAGCGGGAGCGGCGGCTCGAGGACGGAGAAGATTCCGCTGGTGCTCGTGAATGA
- the infB gene encoding translation initiation factor IF-2: MATKTKDFQEKKLFQVVRELNVSEDRVVEFLEEEGYEEALSGSGLNAKIVDEEAYLVLREEYADDAEVAARIRELRSEEDDGGPERDEVATLDEEQAAEPESATEAAEEAAEEAAEPAVADDEEEPRASGDAAPEAAPAEEDTPDATAPADAEAEPSGAEADADDAPADEAPTDEAETAPDDAADEDDATIADEQEQAAQEPDAEADASDQDTGEEASDTDVATEADAADDAEAESTAPEPTEAEPETPAAEMEAEDVSAADKETASAEGAGDHASDEHASDEDAEAPEESTQAEGEADDTTEAETPAEGADEAADDESEEEGETLKAGRYRLKGPSVVGKMDSDQLQRPDRKRKRKDKDKDKDKSSKKDKKDKSKKKSKSKGKKQKGGGGGGPDEEDIEQTLQETLQELEQGASRERQRRRRRRRKRHEEERQRRRERKREQENILEVTEFVTTGELANLIGEPVSDVIDTLFDAGMMVSINQRLDTETIEFVADEYGYEVEFVAERDTQAVEVEEDDPEDLEPRAPVVTVMGHVDHGKTSLLDYVRNANVVAGEEGGITQHVGAHYVELTDHDNEAIAFLDTPGHEAFTAMRARGAKATDIVILVVAADDSVMPRTKEAINHAQAADVPIVVAINKMDKREADAEKVRAELADQNVLVEEYGGDVQSAEVSAKTGDGINELLDKVLLQSEIMELKANPNREASGVIIESRLEKGRGNVITVLVQNGTLETGDPFLAGIHSGSVRAMFNERDNRIESVGPSQPALVLGCDGSPEVGDQFVVMDSEGEARDVAQERQRIHREQELRRQSQVSLDQVSRQMAEGEFHELNLIIKADVGGSVEALSDALLKLKTDEVAVNVIHSGVGAITESDVMLARASDAIILGFQVRPTSGAREASQREEVDIRTYSVIYAAIEDVRDALEGLLSPERREETKGRAEVRDTFSVPDVGMVAGCYVNEGTVGRNQKVRLVRDGVVQYEGEISSLKRFEEDVNEVQSGYECGLSIENFDDLKVGDELETYVIVEEARELEV; encoded by the coding sequence ATGGCAACCAAGACGAAAGACTTTCAAGAGAAGAAGCTCTTTCAGGTCGTTCGGGAGCTGAATGTTTCCGAGGACCGCGTGGTAGAGTTTCTGGAAGAGGAGGGCTACGAAGAGGCCCTCTCCGGTTCTGGCCTCAACGCGAAGATTGTCGACGAGGAGGCGTACCTCGTCCTGCGGGAGGAGTACGCCGACGACGCAGAAGTGGCGGCCCGCATTCGGGAGCTCCGCTCAGAGGAGGACGACGGCGGCCCGGAGCGGGACGAGGTGGCCACCCTTGATGAGGAACAGGCGGCCGAGCCGGAGTCCGCCACCGAGGCGGCAGAAGAGGCGGCAGAAGAGGCGGCAGAGCCCGCTGTCGCGGACGACGAGGAGGAACCACGTGCCTCAGGGGACGCAGCGCCGGAAGCGGCCCCGGCGGAAGAGGACACCCCGGATGCAACGGCCCCCGCGGACGCAGAGGCAGAGCCTTCCGGGGCCGAGGCGGACGCCGACGATGCACCGGCGGACGAAGCGCCCACGGACGAAGCCGAGACGGCCCCCGACGACGCGGCCGATGAGGACGACGCGACGATCGCGGACGAGCAGGAGCAGGCCGCGCAAGAACCGGACGCCGAGGCGGACGCTTCGGACCAAGACACGGGCGAGGAGGCCTCCGATACGGACGTGGCCACGGAGGCGGATGCTGCAGACGACGCCGAGGCCGAATCCACCGCGCCCGAACCGACCGAGGCGGAGCCCGAGACGCCCGCCGCCGAGATGGAGGCGGAAGACGTGTCGGCTGCCGACAAGGAGACAGCGTCGGCCGAGGGGGCGGGCGATCACGCTTCCGACGAACACGCTTCCGATGAAGACGCGGAGGCGCCGGAAGAATCGACGCAGGCCGAAGGGGAGGCCGACGACACGACGGAGGCAGAGACCCCGGCCGAAGGGGCTGACGAAGCGGCGGACGACGAGTCGGAAGAAGAGGGGGAGACGCTCAAGGCCGGGCGCTACCGTCTCAAGGGGCCCAGCGTGGTCGGCAAGATGGACAGCGATCAACTTCAGCGTCCGGATCGCAAGCGCAAGCGGAAAGATAAAGACAAGGACAAAGACAAGAGCAGCAAAAAGGACAAGAAGGACAAGAGTAAAAAGAAGAGCAAGAGCAAAGGGAAGAAGCAGAAGGGCGGCGGTGGTGGGGGCCCCGACGAGGAGGACATTGAGCAGACGCTTCAAGAGACGCTCCAGGAGCTGGAACAGGGCGCCAGCCGCGAACGCCAGCGCCGCCGGCGCCGCCGGCGCAAGCGACACGAGGAGGAGCGGCAGCGCCGCCGAGAGCGCAAGCGCGAGCAGGAAAATATTCTCGAAGTGACCGAGTTCGTCACGACCGGCGAGCTCGCAAATCTGATCGGGGAGCCGGTGAGCGACGTGATCGACACGTTGTTCGACGCGGGCATGATGGTGTCCATCAACCAGCGTCTCGACACGGAGACGATTGAGTTCGTCGCCGACGAGTACGGCTACGAGGTTGAGTTTGTCGCGGAGCGGGACACGCAGGCCGTCGAGGTTGAGGAGGACGACCCGGAAGACCTCGAACCGCGCGCCCCGGTCGTGACGGTGATGGGACACGTCGACCACGGCAAAACCTCCCTGCTCGACTACGTCCGAAACGCCAACGTGGTGGCCGGGGAGGAGGGGGGCATCACGCAGCACGTGGGGGCCCACTACGTAGAACTCACCGATCACGACAACGAGGCGATTGCCTTTCTAGACACGCCGGGCCACGAGGCCTTCACCGCCATGCGTGCCCGTGGGGCCAAGGCCACCGACATCGTGATCCTGGTCGTCGCCGCGGACGATTCCGTCATGCCGCGGACGAAGGAGGCGATCAACCACGCTCAGGCCGCCGACGTGCCCATCGTGGTGGCCATCAACAAGATGGACAAGCGCGAGGCGGACGCCGAAAAAGTGCGGGCCGAGCTTGCCGACCAAAACGTGCTCGTGGAGGAGTACGGCGGGGACGTGCAGTCCGCCGAGGTGTCCGCGAAGACGGGAGACGGCATCAATGAGCTGCTCGACAAGGTCCTTCTGCAGTCCGAGATCATGGAGCTGAAGGCCAACCCCAACCGGGAAGCCTCCGGCGTCATCATCGAGAGCCGGCTGGAAAAGGGCCGCGGGAACGTGATTACCGTTCTTGTGCAAAACGGCACCCTCGAGACGGGCGATCCCTTCCTGGCCGGGATTCACAGCGGAAGCGTCCGTGCCATGTTCAATGAGCGGGACAACCGCATTGAGTCCGTGGGGCCGTCCCAACCGGCCCTTGTCCTCGGGTGCGACGGATCGCCGGAGGTTGGCGACCAATTCGTCGTCATGGACAGCGAGGGCGAGGCCCGAGACGTGGCCCAGGAGCGCCAGCGGATCCACCGCGAGCAGGAGCTCCGGCGACAGAGCCAGGTGTCGCTCGATCAGGTCAGCCGCCAGATGGCCGAGGGCGAGTTCCACGAGCTCAACCTTATCATCAAGGCCGACGTGGGCGGTTCTGTCGAGGCCCTCTCCGACGCCCTCCTGAAGCTGAAGACCGACGAGGTGGCCGTCAATGTGATCCACAGCGGCGTGGGGGCCATCACCGAGAGCGACGTGATGCTGGCCCGCGCCTCGGACGCCATCATCCTTGGCTTCCAGGTGCGTCCCACGTCCGGGGCCCGTGAGGCGTCCCAGCGAGAAGAGGTCGACATTCGGACCTACTCGGTCATCTACGCGGCCATCGAGGACGTCCGCGATGCCCTGGAGGGACTGCTCTCCCCCGAGCGCCGCGAAGAGACAAAGGGGCGGGCCGAGGTCCGAGACACCTTCAGCGTCCCCGACGTAGGAATGGTGGCGGGGTGCTACGTCAACGAGGGCACCGTGGGGCGAAACCAAAAGGTGCGTCTTGTGCGGGACGGCGTTGTGCAGTACGAGGGAGAGATCAGCTCGCTCAAGCGCTTTGAGGAGGACGTCAATGAGGTCCAGAGCGGGTACGAGTGTGGGCTCTCGATCGAAAACTTCGACGACCTGAAGGTTGGGGACGAGCTCGAAACCTACGTAATTGTTGAGGAGGCACGGGAGCTTGAGGTCTAA